GATCGGATGCCAGTTTCTCGATTTCCTTGTAATTCGCATTAATATTGTAAAGCGATGGATGATCCAATTGATCTTTTAAATCTGTAACTAATGCCCACTTTTCAAAATACTCATCAACATTTTTATCTTGGTAATATGCGTTAATCGTTACGTAAAGACCATACAATGCAAGTAACGGCAATATCATGACAAGCAAATACGTAAGTAGAAGCCATGATTTAATCTTCATACTTGTTCACCTATAAAGCGGTAGCCCTTTCCCCATACGGTTTGTATATAGTTAGGTGATTTTACAGGATCATGCAGCTTCTCACGTAATGCTTTAATATGGACCGTTACCGTATGTGTCTGGTCCAGCTCAACTTGGTGCCAAACAAGTGTATACAACGCTTCCTTTGTAAATAACTCGAATGGATTTTGTGCCAATACTTTCAGTAACGCAAATTCTTTTTGCGTCAAGTTAATTTCAGCATCTTCGATATAAACACGTTCTTTTACCCAATCGATTTTTAACCCATGTACATATGAAAACATATCTTCTGCTGCAAAGACTTTATTATATCGCTGCCATCGACGTAATTGAGACCGAACACGCGCT
This Solibacillus isronensis DNA region includes the following protein-coding sequences:
- a CDS encoding response regulator transcription factor; this encodes MAQQILLVEDDREIARIIKDTLIKEGYAVTWATTGIEGLEDFSAGNYDLILVDWMMPEMDGLSMIEHIRMQSDVPIIMISAKSNETDKVTGLQDADDYLAKPFSLEELKARVRSQLRRWQRYNKVFAAEDMFSYVHGLKIDWVKERVYIEDAEINLTQKEFALLKVLAQNPFELFTKEALYTLVWHQVELDQTHTVTVHIKALREKLHDPVKSPNYIQTVWGKGYRFIGEQV